GGTCTTGAGTTTGGCCACAATTGTCTGGATTTCTTCCACGGCAATGGGGTCTACGCCGGCAAACGGTTCATCTAGCAAGACAAAGCTGGGGTCAACGGCCAGGGCGCGGGCAATCTCGGTACGGCGGCGTTCTCCGCCGGAAAGGACCACGCCTTTGTTATTGCGCACGTGCGTGAGCGAAAATTCTTCCAGCAGTTCCTCTACTTTTTCCTGGCGTTCGGCTTTGGTTTTATTGGTCATCTCCAGCACGGCCAGAATGTTCTCCTCCACGGTCAAATCCCGGAACACAGAGGCCTCTTGCGCCAGGTAGCCCACGCCTTTCTTGGCGCGGCGGTACATGGGCAGGGCCGTGATGTCTTCCTGGTCCAGGAAAATCTTGCCCGCGTTGGGTTTCACCAGGCCCACAATCATGTAGAAAGAGGTGGTTTTTCCGGCGCCATTGGGGCCCAGCAAGCCTACAATCTCGCCTTGGTTCACCTCCACACTCACATCGTTCACCACGGTGCGGGTCTTATATTTCTTGAATAAACTCTCTGCGCGTAAAATCATGATGTGCTAAAATTAGGCAATAAGTAGCAATTGTTCTACTCTAACGCAGAAGCAGGCGGCTACGCATATAGTCACTTTTGGGTTACCTAGTTCTTGGTATTTTTTCAACAACTTGCTATAATCCTTCCGGGTAAATTTGCAGATGCAATAGGTTCCGCGTAACTTTCTCATAATCAGCTTGAGTACATCTAGTTATCTACTATGAGTTCATTTTACAGGACAGCAGTGAGGGGAGTGAAAGCGGCGGTGTTGCTAACTGTTTGCTGTCTGGTGCTTCCCAGCGCCAAATTGAATACTACGTCATACCTGCACGGCATTGACGTGTCACGTTACCAGCAGCATGTGAACTGGGAACACGTGAAAGACGCTGACATTGCCTTCGCGTTCATGAAAGCCACTGAAGGCGATTTCCTCAAAGACCCTTTCTTCGCCAAAAACTGGGAAAGCTCCCGCAAGCACGGCATCAAGCGCGGCGCCTACCATTTCTTCCTGCCCTGGGTTTCGGCGGAAAGCCAGATAGCCCATTTCAAATCTGTGGTGGACCTGCAGCCTGGTGATTTAGCTCCGGTGCTGGACGTGGAAACCTTCGCGCATGATGTACCAGACGCTTTGGCCCGCCAGCGCATTAAAGCCTGGCTTGTCGGCATTGAGGCCCATTACGGCGTAAAACCCATCATTTACACCTACCAAGGCTTTTACGACAAGAAACTACGCGGCCATTTCAAAGGCTACCATTTCTGGATTGCCCGCTACAAAAACGAAGAACCCAACCTGCACCCCACCGACAAGATGGCGTTCTGGCAATATTCTGAGAAAGGCACCGTGAAAGGCATTGCCTTACCAGTAGACGTGAACTGGTTCTACGGCGACATCAATGACCTGAACTCGCTGTGTCTGCAGAAAAAACCTGCTTCTCCTTCTGATGAAGTAATAGCCCAGAAAGAAACGCTTTAGGCTCCATTTCAGAAAATGAGCCCAAAAATGGAAATTGTCCATGACTGATTGTCTTCCGTTGGATTTCTACTCATGCCCATATTAAAACGCCCGGCTCTTCTTGGGAAAAGCCGGGCGTTTTTGCCTTCGTTTCAAGAAATGAGCCCTAAAACGGCGGCTTTACGTTTATTGCGTGGCCAGCAGGAACACCTCAATGTCTTGGTCAAGCACCTCTGCCAGGCCGTGCCCGAAGATGACTTCGCAGTCATCGCCGCAGGCATCCTGAATCAGGTCTGTTATCTGGGTTAATTCTTCCATCTCCAGTTCTGTGGTAGGGCCTGAGAAAATATTCAAGAGAACCCTGGCCGAATTTTCTAGCTGTTCCTTGCGCATGAAAGGATATGAGATAGCCTGAGTAGCTGCTTCCATAGCGCGGTCTGCACCAGAGGCCTGGCCTATGCCCACAAATGAGTAGCCCGTTCCCCTGAGCACGGTTTTTACATCTTCAAAGTCAATAGACACGTCTGCTTTGTGCGCATCTAAGGCAAGGTCTGTGAGGTGGGTGATTACTTTATAGATAGCCTGCAGGGTGGCAGGGGCAGGATTGGCCTGGGGCAGGCCTGTTGCCGGAAGCACTATCATGGCATCTGCGGCGGCAGCGGCCACTTCTCTGTTCCCGCGCAGCGTGCCATTGGTTGCGGCTCCATTCCCCAAAGGCTCAAGCGTGACAACAACAGTGAAGGTATTGGGGTCCCGTTGCCCTCTGCCCAGAACCTTGGCAAGTTTCTCCTGGCCTG
This region of Rufibacter sp. LB8 genomic DNA includes:
- the lptB gene encoding LPS export ABC transporter ATP-binding protein translates to MILRAESLFKKYKTRTVVNDVSVEVNQGEIVGLLGPNGAGKTTSFYMIVGLVKPNAGKIFLDQEDITALPMYRRAKKGVGYLAQEASVFRDLTVEENILAVLEMTNKTKAERQEKVEELLEEFSLTHVRNNKGVVLSGGERRRTEIARALAVDPSFVLLDEPFAGVDPIAVEEIQTIVAKLKTKNIGILITDHNVNETLSIVDRAYLLFEGKILKSGTAEELAADEQVRRVYLGKHFELKRKV
- a CDS encoding glycoside hydrolase family 25 protein, with product MSSFYRTAVRGVKAAVLLTVCCLVLPSAKLNTTSYLHGIDVSRYQQHVNWEHVKDADIAFAFMKATEGDFLKDPFFAKNWESSRKHGIKRGAYHFFLPWVSAESQIAHFKSVVDLQPGDLAPVLDVETFAHDVPDALARQRIKAWLVGIEAHYGVKPIIYTYQGFYDKKLRGHFKGYHFWIARYKNEEPNLHPTDKMAFWQYSEKGTVKGIALPVDVNWFYGDINDLNSLCLQKKPASPSDEVIAQKETL